A stretch of the Streptomyces ortus genome encodes the following:
- a CDS encoding ABC transporter ATP-binding protein yields the protein MSSQEVTTVATALAKTADAEAGTSVEYAARIEHVSKSFAGPAGQQLVLDDITLDVAPGEFVTLLGASGCGKSTLLNLVAGLDKPSAGGISTDGRPALMFQEHALFPWLTAGKNIELALKLRGLPKTDRRTRAEELLELVRLKGAYGKRVHELSGGMRQRVALARALAQDSRLLLMDEPFAALDAITRDVLHDELTRIWRETNVSVLFVTHNVREAVRLAERVVLLSSRPGRVAREWTVDIPQPRRIEDPAVAELSVEITEQLRGEIRRHGQH from the coding sequence ATGAGTTCCCAGGAGGTGACGACCGTGGCAACCGCCCTCGCCAAGACCGCCGACGCCGAAGCCGGTACGTCGGTGGAGTACGCCGCCCGGATCGAGCACGTCTCGAAGTCCTTCGCCGGCCCCGCCGGGCAGCAGCTCGTCCTGGACGACATCACGCTCGATGTCGCGCCGGGCGAGTTCGTCACCCTCCTGGGAGCTTCCGGGTGCGGCAAGTCGACGCTGCTGAATCTGGTCGCGGGGCTCGACAAGCCGTCCGCGGGCGGCATCAGCACCGACGGCCGCCCGGCCCTGATGTTCCAGGAGCACGCCCTCTTCCCGTGGCTGACCGCGGGCAAGAACATCGAGCTGGCCCTGAAGCTGCGGGGCCTGCCCAAGACCGACCGCCGTACCAGGGCGGAGGAGCTCCTGGAACTCGTCCGGCTGAAGGGCGCGTACGGCAAGCGGGTGCACGAGCTGTCGGGCGGGATGCGGCAGCGGGTCGCGCTGGCCCGCGCGCTCGCCCAGGACAGCAGGCTGCTGCTGATGGACGAGCCGTTCGCGGCCCTGGACGCCATCACGCGGGACGTGCTGCACGACGAACTGACCCGGATCTGGCGCGAGACGAACGTGTCGGTGCTGTTCGTGACGCACAACGTGCGCGAGGCGGTACGGCTCGCCGAGCGCGTGGTGCTGCTGTCCTCGCGCCCGGGGCGCGTCGCGCGCGAGTGGACGGTCGACATCCCGCAGCCGCGCCGTATCGAGGACCCCGCCGTGGCGGAACTGTCCGTCGAGATCACCGAACAACTGCGTGGGGAGATCCGCCGTCATGGCCAGCACTGA
- a CDS encoding aliphatic sulfonate ABC transporter substrate-binding protein: protein MPAKGSTLLRRGIAVAAALPLLTLAACGYGSDKDEDTSKVAAEGKKLSADTVRIGYFPNLTHATALVGDQEGLLQKELGGTKASYSQFNAGPSEIEALNSGSIDIGWIGPSPAINGYSTTDGKGLRIIGGSASGGVKLVVNPDRIKSLKDVKGKKIATPQLGNTQDVAFLNWIAEQGWKVDAQSGKGDVSVVRTDNKITPDAYKSGSIDGAWVPEPTASKLVAEGAKVLLDEADLWPGKKFVITNIIVSQKFLKEHPDVVEAVLRGSVKTNKWINANPDEAKAAANTRLKALSGKELPAEVIDPAWKSIRFTDDPLAATLDAEAEHAVKAGLLEKPRLDGIYDLAPLNKVLKAEGASAVDDAGLGVK, encoded by the coding sequence GTGCCTGCCAAGGGCTCCACACTGCTCCGCCGCGGCATCGCCGTGGCCGCCGCGCTGCCGCTCCTGACCCTCGCCGCCTGCGGTTACGGTTCCGACAAGGACGAGGACACCTCGAAGGTCGCCGCCGAGGGCAAGAAGCTCTCCGCCGACACCGTCCGGATCGGCTACTTCCCGAACCTGACGCACGCCACCGCACTCGTGGGTGACCAGGAGGGGCTGCTGCAGAAGGAGCTCGGGGGCACGAAGGCCTCGTACTCGCAGTTCAACGCGGGTCCGTCCGAGATCGAGGCGCTGAACTCCGGGTCGATCGACATCGGCTGGATCGGCCCCTCCCCCGCCATCAACGGGTACAGCACGACGGACGGCAAGGGCCTGCGGATCATCGGCGGCTCCGCCTCCGGCGGGGTGAAGCTGGTGGTGAACCCGGACAGGATCAAGTCCCTGAAGGACGTCAAGGGCAAGAAGATCGCGACGCCTCAGCTGGGCAACACGCAGGACGTGGCGTTCCTCAACTGGATCGCCGAGCAGGGCTGGAAGGTCGACGCCCAGAGCGGCAAGGGCGACGTCTCCGTGGTCCGCACGGACAACAAGATCACGCCGGACGCCTACAAGTCGGGGTCCATCGACGGCGCGTGGGTGCCGGAGCCGACCGCGTCCAAGCTGGTCGCCGAGGGCGCGAAGGTGCTCCTCGACGAGGCCGACCTGTGGCCCGGCAAGAAGTTCGTGATCACGAACATCATCGTGTCGCAGAAGTTCCTCAAGGAGCACCCGGACGTCGTCGAGGCGGTGCTGCGCGGCTCGGTGAAGACCAACAAGTGGATCAACGCCAACCCGGACGAGGCGAAGGCCGCCGCCAACACCAGGCTCAAGGCGCTGTCCGGCAAGGAGCTGCCCGCCGAGGTCATCGACCCGGCGTGGAAGTCGATCCGGTTCACCGACGACCCGCTGGCCGCGACCCTCGACGCCGAGGCCGAGCACGCGGTGAAGGCCGGTCTGCTGGAGAAGCCGAGGCTCGACGGTATCTACGACCTCGCCCCGCTGAACAAGGTCCTGAAGGCCGAGGGCGCGAGCGCGGTCGACGACGCCGGTCTCGGCGTCAAGTAA
- a CDS encoding sulfate adenylyltransferase subunit 1: protein MTSTIEPTEPVEPLSVEQLSGTTLLRFATAGSVDDGKSTLVGRLLHDSKSVLTDQLEAVEHASRSRGQDTPDLALLTDGLRAEREQGITIDVAYRYFATAKRRFILADTPGHVQYTRNMVTGASTAELTVVLVDARNGVVEQTRRHAAIAALLRVPHVVLAVNKMDLVDYREPVFAAIAQEFTAYASELGVPEITAIPISALAGDNVVDPSANMDWYGGPTFLEHLETLPVSHDLATCHARLPVQYVIRPQTAEHPDYRGYAGQIAAGAFRVGEQVTVLPSGRTSRIASIDLLGEPVDVAWTTQSVTVLLEDDVDISRGDLIVPTKDAPATTQDIEATVCHVADAPLTIGHRVLLKHGTRTVKALVKDIPSRLTLDDLSLHPHPGHLVANDIGRVKIRTAEPLPVDSYADSRRTGSFILIDPADGTTLTAGMVGESFASPEPVRAEADEDGWDF, encoded by the coding sequence ATGACGAGCACCATCGAGCCCACCGAACCCGTCGAGCCGCTGTCGGTCGAGCAGTTGTCCGGGACGACGCTGCTCCGGTTCGCGACCGCCGGTTCCGTGGACGACGGCAAGTCCACCCTCGTCGGCCGCCTGCTGCACGACTCCAAGTCGGTCCTCACCGACCAGCTGGAGGCCGTCGAGCACGCTTCCCGCAGCCGCGGCCAGGACACCCCCGACCTCGCCCTGCTCACCGACGGCCTGCGCGCCGAACGCGAACAGGGCATCACCATCGACGTCGCCTACCGCTACTTCGCCACGGCCAAGCGGCGCTTCATCCTCGCCGACACCCCGGGCCACGTGCAGTACACCCGCAACATGGTGACGGGGGCGTCCACGGCCGAGCTGACGGTGGTCCTGGTCGACGCGCGCAACGGCGTCGTCGAGCAGACCCGCCGCCACGCCGCCATCGCCGCCCTCCTGCGTGTCCCGCACGTCGTGCTCGCCGTGAACAAGATGGACCTGGTCGACTACCGGGAGCCGGTGTTCGCCGCGATCGCCCAGGAGTTCACGGCGTACGCCTCCGAACTGGGCGTTCCCGAGATCACCGCGATCCCCATCTCCGCGCTCGCCGGGGACAACGTGGTGGATCCCTCCGCGAACATGGACTGGTACGGCGGGCCCACCTTCCTCGAACACCTGGAGACCCTGCCGGTCAGCCACGACCTCGCGACCTGCCACGCGCGGCTGCCCGTGCAGTACGTGATCCGTCCGCAGACCGCCGAGCACCCCGACTACCGCGGGTACGCGGGCCAGATCGCGGCCGGGGCGTTCCGCGTCGGCGAGCAGGTCACCGTGCTGCCCTCCGGCCGGACCTCGCGGATCGCCTCGATCGACCTGCTGGGCGAGCCGGTCGACGTGGCCTGGACGACGCAGTCGGTGACGGTCCTCCTGGAGGACGACGTCGACATCTCGCGCGGCGACCTGATCGTGCCGACCAAGGACGCGCCCGCGACCACGCAGGACATCGAGGCGACGGTCTGCCACGTGGCCGACGCGCCGCTGACCATCGGCCACCGGGTGCTGCTCAAGCACGGCACCCGCACGGTCAAGGCGCTCGTCAAGGACATCCCCTCGCGGCTGACCCTCGACGACCTGTCCCTGCACCCGCACCCGGGCCACCTGGTCGCCAACGACATCGGGCGCGTGAAGATCCGTACCGCCGAGCCGCTGCCGGTGGACTCGTACGCCGACTCCCGGCGCACCGGTTCGTTCATCCTGATCGACCCCGCGGACGGCACCACGCTCACCGCGGGCATGGTCGGCGAGTCCTTCGCCTCCCCGGAGCCCGTCAGGGCCGAGGCGGACGAGGACGGGTGGGACTTCTGA
- the cysD gene encoding sulfate adenylyltransferase subunit CysD encodes MTTVADVSEEGTDSPYALSHLDALESEAVHIFREVAGEFERPVVLFSGGKDSIVMLHLALKAFAPAAVPFSLLHVDTGHNFPEVLEYRDRTVKKHGLRLHVASVQDYIDRGTLKERPDGTRNPLQTLPLTEKIQAERFDAVFGGGRRDEEKARAKERVFSLRDEFSQWDPRRQRPELWNLYNGRHAPGEHVRVFPLSNWTELDVWQYIAREGIDLPEIYFAHERDVFQRAGMWLTPGDWGGPKDGETVETRLVRYRTVGDMSCTGAVDSDATTLEAVITEIAASRLTERGATRADDKMSEAAMEDRKREGYF; translated from the coding sequence ATGACGACCGTCGCCGACGTCTCCGAGGAGGGGACCGACAGCCCGTACGCGCTGAGTCATCTGGACGCGCTGGAGTCCGAGGCGGTGCACATCTTCCGTGAGGTGGCGGGCGAGTTCGAGCGGCCGGTGGTGCTGTTCTCCGGCGGCAAGGACTCCATCGTCATGCTCCACCTGGCACTGAAGGCCTTCGCGCCCGCCGCGGTGCCGTTCTCCCTGCTCCATGTGGACACCGGACACAACTTCCCCGAGGTCCTGGAGTACCGCGACCGCACGGTCAAGAAGCACGGCCTGCGCCTGCACGTGGCCTCCGTGCAGGACTACATCGACCGCGGCACCCTCAAGGAACGCCCCGACGGCACGCGTAACCCGCTGCAGACCCTGCCGCTGACCGAGAAGATCCAGGCCGAACGCTTCGACGCCGTCTTCGGCGGCGGACGCCGCGACGAGGAGAAGGCCCGCGCCAAGGAACGCGTCTTCTCCCTGCGCGACGAGTTCTCCCAGTGGGACCCCCGCCGCCAGCGCCCCGAACTGTGGAACCTCTACAACGGCCGCCACGCCCCCGGCGAACACGTCCGCGTCTTCCCCCTCTCCAACTGGACCGAACTCGACGTCTGGCAGTACATCGCCCGCGAAGGCATCGACCTGCCCGAGATCTACTTCGCCCACGAACGCGACGTCTTCCAGCGCGCCGGCATGTGGCTCACCCCCGGCGACTGGGGCGGCCCCAAGGACGGCGAAACGGTCGAGACCCGCCTCGTGCGCTACCGCACGGTCGGCGACATGTCCTGCACCGGCGCCGTCGACTCCGACGCCACCACGCTGGAGGCCGTGATCACCGAGATCGCCGCTTCCCGGCTCACCGAGCGGGGCGCCACCCGCGCCGACGACAAGATGTCCGAGGCCGCGATGGAAGACCGCAAGCGCGAGGGGTACTTCTAA
- the cysC gene encoding adenylyl-sulfate kinase yields the protein MNQENQVTGATIWLTGLPSAGKTTIAYELAGRLREEGHRVEVLDGDEIRTFLTAGLGFSREDRHTNVQRVGFLADLLSRNGVKTLVPVIAPYADSREAVRKRHQASGAAYLEVHVATPVEVCSERDVKGLYAKQAAGEISGLTGVDDPYEAPESPDLRIESHTQSVQESAAALHALLAERGLA from the coding sequence ATGAACCAGGAGAACCAAGTGACCGGAGCCACCATCTGGCTCACGGGTCTGCCGAGCGCCGGCAAGACCACCATCGCGTACGAGCTGGCCGGACGGCTGCGCGAGGAGGGCCACCGCGTCGAGGTGCTCGACGGCGACGAGATCCGTACGTTCCTGACGGCGGGCCTCGGCTTCAGCCGCGAGGACCGGCACACCAACGTCCAGCGCGTCGGCTTCCTCGCCGACCTGCTGTCCCGCAACGGCGTCAAGACGCTGGTGCCGGTCATCGCCCCGTACGCCGACAGCCGCGAGGCGGTGCGCAAGCGCCATCAGGCGAGCGGCGCCGCGTACCTGGAGGTGCATGTCGCGACGCCCGTCGAGGTGTGCAGCGAGCGGGACGTGAAGGGCCTGTACGCCAAGCAGGCGGCGGGCGAGATCTCCGGGCTCACCGGGGTCGACGACCCGTACGAGGCGCCCGAGTCGCCCGATCTGCGCATCGAGTCGCACACCCAGTCCGTGCAGGAGTCCGCGGCAGCGCTCCACGCACTGCTCGCCGAGAGGGGTCTCGCATGA
- a CDS encoding phosphoadenylyl-sulfate reductase, with the protein MTAVQTDTETGTGNGTGTDTGTDAELKALAEQAGRDLEDASALEILQWAVRTFGKQFCVTSSMEDAVVAHLASRADPGVDVVFLDTGYHFPETIGTRDAVEAVMDVNVITLTPRQTVAEQDAEYGPKLHDRDPDLCCALRKVAPLEQGLTKYRAWATGLRRDESPTRANTPVVGWDEKRRKVKISPIARWTQDDVEAYVSEHGVLTNPLLMDGYPSVGCAPCTRRVLEGEDARAGRWSGSNKTECGLHG; encoded by the coding sequence ATGACGGCCGTTCAGACCGATACCGAGACCGGCACTGGCAATGGCACTGGCACCGATACCGGCACGGACGCCGAGTTGAAGGCGCTCGCCGAGCAGGCCGGCCGCGATCTGGAGGACGCCTCCGCGCTGGAGATCCTCCAGTGGGCCGTGCGGACCTTCGGCAAGCAGTTCTGTGTCACCTCCTCGATGGAGGACGCGGTGGTCGCCCACCTCGCGTCCCGCGCCGACCCCGGCGTGGACGTCGTGTTCCTCGACACGGGCTACCACTTCCCCGAGACCATCGGCACCCGGGACGCCGTCGAGGCCGTGATGGACGTCAACGTCATCACGCTCACCCCGCGCCAGACCGTGGCCGAGCAGGACGCCGAGTACGGGCCGAAGCTGCACGACCGCGACCCCGACCTGTGCTGCGCGCTGCGCAAGGTCGCGCCGCTGGAGCAGGGGCTGACCAAGTACCGCGCCTGGGCCACGGGCCTGCGCCGTGACGAGTCCCCGACCCGGGCGAACACCCCCGTCGTCGGCTGGGACGAGAAGCGCCGCAAGGTCAAGATCTCGCCGATCGCCCGCTGGACGCAGGACGACGTGGAGGCGTACGTGAGCGAGCACGGTGTCCTCACCAACCCGCTCCTCATGGACGGCTACCCGTCCGTCGGCTGCGCCCCCTGCACCCGCCGGGTGCTGGAGGGCGAGGACGCGCGCGCCGGCCGCTGGTCGGGCAGCAACAAGACCGAGTGCGGACTGCACGGCTGA
- a CDS encoding nitrite/sulfite reductase, producing MAATPQDPAAETPRRKVSRHRGEGQWAVGHYTPLNGNEQFKKDDDGLNVRTRIETVYSKRGFDSIDPNDLRGRMRWWGLYTQRKPGIDGGKTAVLEPEELDDKYFMLRVRIDGGRLTTQQLRVIGEISQEFARGTADITDRQNVQYHWIRIEDVPEIWERLEAVGLSTTEACGDTPRVIIGSPVAGIAEDEIIDGTPAIEEIHRRVIGNKDFSNLPRKFKTAVSGSPLLDVAHEINDVAFVGVNHPEHGPGFDLWVGGGLSTNPKIGQRLGAWVPLDEVADVHIGVLSIFRDYGYRRLRTRARLKFLVADWGVEKFRQVLEDEYLRRKLVDGPAPDQPLARWRDHIGVHRQQDGRFYVGFAPRVGRVDGATLTKIAELAEAHGSGRLRTTVEQKMIVLDVEQEQIDSLVEGLEALDLKVRPSTFRRGTMACTGIEYCKLAIVETKVRGATLIDELERRMPEFDEPVTININGCPNACARIQVADIGLKGQLMLDSEGNQVEGYQVHLGGALGLEAGFGRKVRGLKVTADDLPDYVERVLKRFEEEREDGERFAAWATRASEEALS from the coding sequence ATGGCCGCCACTCCGCAGGATCCCGCTGCCGAAACGCCCCGCCGCAAGGTGAGCCGTCACCGCGGTGAGGGCCAGTGGGCCGTGGGTCACTACACCCCGCTCAACGGCAACGAGCAGTTCAAGAAGGACGACGACGGTCTCAACGTGCGGACGCGCATTGAGACGGTCTACTCCAAGCGGGGCTTCGACTCGATCGACCCCAACGATCTGCGCGGCCGTATGCGCTGGTGGGGGCTGTACACCCAGCGCAAGCCCGGCATCGACGGCGGCAAGACCGCGGTCCTGGAGCCGGAGGAGCTGGACGACAAGTACTTCATGCTGCGGGTACGGATCGACGGCGGACGCCTCACCACCCAGCAGTTGCGGGTCATCGGCGAGATCTCGCAGGAGTTCGCGCGCGGCACCGCGGACATCACCGACCGGCAGAACGTCCAGTACCACTGGATCCGCATCGAGGACGTCCCGGAGATCTGGGAGCGCCTGGAGGCCGTCGGGCTGTCCACGACCGAGGCCTGCGGTGACACGCCCCGCGTGATCATCGGTTCGCCCGTCGCCGGTATCGCCGAGGACGAGATCATCGACGGCACGCCCGCCATCGAGGAGATCCACCGCCGGGTCATCGGCAACAAGGACTTCTCGAACCTGCCCCGCAAGTTCAAGACCGCGGTCTCCGGCTCACCGCTCCTGGACGTGGCGCACGAGATCAACGACGTCGCGTTCGTCGGCGTGAACCACCCGGAGCACGGCCCCGGCTTCGACCTCTGGGTCGGCGGCGGCCTCTCCACCAACCCGAAGATCGGCCAGCGCCTCGGGGCCTGGGTCCCGCTCGACGAGGTCGCCGACGTCCACATCGGCGTCCTGTCGATCTTCCGCGACTACGGCTACCGGCGCCTGCGCACCCGCGCCCGCCTGAAGTTCCTGGTCGCCGACTGGGGCGTGGAGAAGTTCCGCCAGGTCCTGGAGGACGAGTACCTGCGGCGCAAGCTCGTCGACGGCCCGGCCCCCGACCAGCCGCTCGCCCGCTGGCGCGACCACATCGGTGTGCACCGGCAGCAGGACGGCCGCTTCTACGTCGGCTTCGCCCCCCGCGTGGGCCGCGTGGACGGCGCCACCCTCACGAAGATCGCCGAGCTGGCCGAGGCACACGGCTCGGGCCGGCTGCGGACCACCGTCGAGCAGAAGATGATCGTGCTCGACGTGGAACAGGAGCAGATCGACTCCCTGGTGGAGGGCCTGGAAGCCCTCGACCTGAAGGTCCGGCCGTCCACCTTCCGGCGCGGCACGATGGCCTGCACCGGCATCGAGTACTGCAAGCTCGCCATCGTCGAGACCAAGGTCCGCGGCGCCACGCTGATCGACGAACTCGAACGCCGGATGCCGGAGTTCGACGAGCCCGTCACCATCAACATCAACGGCTGCCCGAACGCCTGCGCCCGTATCCAGGTCGCGGACATCGGTCTCAAGGGCCAGTTGATGCTGGACAGCGAGGGCAACCAGGTCGAGGGCTACCAGGTCCACCTGGGCGGCGCGCTCGGGCTCGAAGCCGGGTTCGGCCGCAAGGTCCGCGGCCTGAAGGTCACGGCGGACGACCTGCCCGACTACGTCGAGCGGGTCCTCAAGCGCTTCGAGGAGGAGCGCGAGGACGGCGAGCGCTTCGCCGCGTGGGCCACCCGCGCCTCCGAGGAGGCCCTGTCATGA
- a CDS encoding putative leader peptide, which produces MSGTGIALVSRRHVDLGRMSSAICPVR; this is translated from the coding sequence ATGTCTGGAACTGGAATTGCCTTGGTGAGTCGGCGGCACGTCGACCTCGGCCGCATGTCCAGCGCCATCTGTCCGGTTCGCTGA
- a CDS encoding GNAT family N-acetyltransferase → MSIAVTTWSLEQTSPADRLPAAAPDADGDGDVRIVRAEVPSPEFSRFLYASVGGDIRWTDRLGWTYAQWRDDLERPEVETWVAYDRGTPAGYMQLEGQDDGVVEIVYFGLIPAFRGRRIGGHLLSYGVARAWDLADRWPGRAPTKRVWLHTCSKDGEHAMDNYLRRGFRLFDTKVEEEPDVTTPGPWPGAQVG, encoded by the coding sequence ATGAGCATCGCTGTGACCACCTGGTCCCTGGAGCAGACCTCTCCGGCCGACCGGCTGCCCGCCGCCGCCCCCGACGCGGACGGGGACGGGGACGTCCGGATCGTCCGGGCGGAGGTGCCCTCCCCCGAGTTCAGCCGCTTCCTGTACGCCTCCGTCGGCGGCGACATCCGCTGGACGGACCGGCTCGGCTGGACGTACGCGCAGTGGCGGGACGATCTGGAGCGGCCGGAAGTGGAGACCTGGGTCGCCTACGACCGCGGGACCCCCGCCGGGTACATGCAGCTGGAGGGGCAGGACGACGGCGTGGTGGAGATCGTCTACTTCGGCCTGATCCCGGCCTTCCGCGGCCGGCGCATCGGCGGCCACCTGCTCTCGTACGGGGTCGCGCGGGCCTGGGACCTGGCCGACCGCTGGCCGGGGCGGGCGCCGACCAAGCGCGTCTGGTTGCATACGTGCAGCAAGGACGGGGAGCACGCGATGGACAACTACCTGCGCCGCGGCTTCAGGCTCTTCGACACCAAGGTGGAGGAGGAGCCGGACGTGACCACCCCCGGACCCTGGCCCGGAGCACAGGTCGGCTGA
- a CDS encoding helix-turn-helix domain-containing protein, which yields MAHPPVNVAGLAAGDAARAARVLDEVRDATLSGQPAPFGPRPVIEESWRRMLRGGVDPDHDFRAGLLDRDEIERRRRESPLRHVLPVLREGLLSVADVTRHIMVVADDEGRVLWREGNRPVLHRADGFGFELGAHWGENVVGTNGIGTPAVVRRPVQVFAAEHFVRTHANWTCTGAPITDPRDGRLIGVVDVSGPWETMHPSTLAWVDSVAKLAEARLRERHLASLDRLRSVAAPVLARITGRALAVDRDGWTAAVTGMPHLDRVALPAAPGTDRIRVPSLGLCSVEPLTGGWLIRAPDGGGAPGGTARIELDVSQPRRWSVTVADGTGTWTHELSPRHTELLYLLALHRTGRSAAELADDLFGDPSRTVTVRAEMSRVRRYLGPVLEHRPYRFEETADLHLRLPDNPADLLPYSTAPGVVRSRVAGNPPPG from the coding sequence ATGGCGCACCCGCCGGTGAACGTGGCAGGGCTGGCCGCGGGGGACGCGGCACGGGCGGCCCGCGTACTCGACGAGGTACGCGACGCCACCCTGTCCGGACAGCCGGCGCCGTTCGGCCCGCGGCCGGTCATCGAGGAGTCCTGGCGACGCATGCTGCGGGGCGGTGTCGACCCCGACCACGACTTCCGCGCGGGGCTGCTGGACCGCGACGAGATCGAGCGGCGGCGCCGGGAGTCCCCGCTGCGGCACGTCCTGCCGGTGCTGCGCGAAGGGCTGCTGTCGGTCGCGGACGTCACCCGCCACATCATGGTCGTGGCGGACGACGAGGGCCGGGTGCTGTGGCGCGAGGGCAACAGGCCCGTGCTGCACCGGGCCGACGGTTTCGGTTTCGAACTCGGCGCGCACTGGGGCGAGAACGTCGTCGGTACGAACGGCATCGGCACCCCCGCGGTCGTCCGCCGCCCCGTCCAGGTCTTCGCCGCCGAACACTTCGTACGCACCCACGCCAACTGGACCTGCACGGGTGCGCCGATCACCGACCCGCGCGACGGCCGGCTGATCGGCGTCGTGGACGTCAGCGGGCCCTGGGAGACGATGCATCCGTCGACCCTCGCGTGGGTCGATTCGGTGGCCAAGCTCGCCGAGGCGCGGCTGCGGGAGCGGCATCTGGCCTCGCTGGACCGGCTGCGCTCGGTGGCGGCGCCGGTCCTCGCCCGGATCACCGGCCGCGCTCTCGCGGTCGACCGGGACGGCTGGACCGCCGCGGTCACGGGGATGCCGCACCTGGACCGGGTTGCCCTGCCCGCGGCGCCCGGCACCGACCGGATCCGGGTGCCGTCGCTCGGCCTGTGCTCGGTGGAGCCGCTGACCGGCGGCTGGCTGATCCGCGCCCCGGACGGGGGCGGCGCGCCGGGCGGCACCGCCCGGATCGAGCTGGACGTCTCGCAGCCGCGCCGCTGGTCGGTGACCGTGGCGGACGGGACGGGCACCTGGACCCACGAACTGAGCCCCCGCCACACCGAGTTGCTGTACCTGCTGGCCCTGCACCGCACCGGCCGCAGCGCCGCCGAGCTGGCCGACGACCTGTTCGGCGACCCGTCCCGCACGGTGACGGTACGGGCCGAGATGTCGCGCGTACGCCGCTATCTGGGCCCCGTCCTGGAACACCGCCCGTACCGCTTCGAGGAAACGGCCGACCTGCACCTGCGCCTCCCCGACAACCCCGCCGACCTGCTTCCGTATTCGACGGCTCCGGGGGTGGTGCGTTCACGCGTCGCGGGCAACCCCCCGCCGGGGTGA